In Oryza sativa Japonica Group chromosome 3, ASM3414082v1, one DNA window encodes the following:
- the LOC4331930 gene encoding aminotransferase ALD1 homolog — MPVNMISKLLEKAVLPALDVAPPVKIGGPRRTSVLRNPNMEKLQKGYLFPEISIKREEHLKKYPDAKVISLGIGDTTEPIPSIVTSAMAEYALALSTPEGYQGYGPEQGHKNLRKEIADKVYPDMGIKESEVFISDGAQCDIARLQTLFGPNVTIAVQDPTFPGYVDNGVIMGQTGKADDGGRYAGIEYMRCAPENAFFPDLSRVRRTDVIFFCSPNNPTGHAASREQLRQLVELARRNGSIIVFDSAYSSYISSSSSSSTPRSIYEIPGAREVAIEVSSFSKFAGFTGVRLGWAVVPDELLYSDGVPVARDFDRVVCTCFNGASGIAQAGGVACLSTEEGRGAVARVVGVYRENARVLVETFRSLGKEVHGGGDAPYVWVRFPGRRSWDVFAEILEKTHVITVPGSGFGPGGEGFIRVSAFNSRDKVLEACQRLKSFLA; from the exons ATGCCTGTCAATATGATCTCCAA GTTACTTGAGAAGGCTGTTCTTCCAGCACTGGATGTTGCACCTCCTGTAAAAATAGGAG GGCCTCGGCGTACGAGCGTGCTGCGCAATCCAAACATGGAGAAGCTTCAGAAGGGGTACTTATTCCCAGAG ATTAGCATCAAACGTGAGGAACACCTGAAGAAGTACCCAGATGCGAAGGTGATAAGTTTGGGTATCGGCGACACAACTGAACCCATACCAAGCATCGTAACATCAGCTATGGCTGAG TATGCTCTTGCATTGTCAACTCCTGAAGGATACCAAGGTTATGGACCAGAACAAGGCCACAAG AATCTGAGGAAGGAAATTGCTGACAAGGTGTACCCTGACATGGGGATAAAAGAGAGTGAAGTTTTCATTTCAGACGGAGCACAGTGTGACATTGCTCGTCTTCAG ACGCTGTTCGGTCCAAACGTCACCATTGCCGTCCAAGATCCCACATTTCCG GGGTACGTGGACAATGGCGTGATCATGGGGCAGACCGGCaaggcggacgacggcggcaggtACGCCGGCATCGAGTACATGCGGTGCGCGCCGGAGAACGCCTTCTTCCCGGACCTGTCGCGGGTGCGGCGGACCGACGTGATCTTCTTCTGCTCGCCCAACAATCCGACGGGGCACGCGGCGTCGAGGGAGCAGCTCCGGCAGCTGGTGGAGCTCGCGCGGCGGAACGGCTCCATCATCGTCTTCGACTCCGCCTACTCGTCCtacatctcctcctcctcgtcgtcctccacgCCGAGGTCCATCTACGAGATCCCCGGCGCGAGGGAGGTGGCGATCGAGGTGTCGTCCTTCTCCAAGTTCGCCGGGTTCACGGGCGTCCGGCTGGGGTGGGCTGTGGTGCCCGACGAGCTGCTCTACTCCGACGGGGTCCCCGTGGCGCGGGACTTCGACCGCGTGGTGTGCACGTGCTTCAACGGCGCGTCGGGCATCGCGCAGGCGGGCGGGGTGGCGTGCCTGTCGACGGAGGAAGGCCGCGGCGCAGTGGCGCGGGTGGTCGGGGTGTACAGGGAGAACGCGCGGGTGCTGGTGGAGACGTTCAGGTCGCTGGGGAAGgaggtgcacggcggcggcgacgcgccgtACGTGTGGGTGAGGTTCCCGGGGCGGCGGTCGTGGGACGTGTTCGCGGAGATCCTGGAGAAGACGCACGTCATCACCGTGCCTGGCAGCGGGTTCGGCCCCGGCGGCGAGGGCTTCATCAGGGTCAGCGCCTTCAACAGCAGGGACAAGGTCCTCGAAGCGTGCCAACGCCTCAAAAGCTTCCTCGCATGA
- the LOC4331931 gene encoding ribosome biogenesis protein TSR3 homolog codes for MGYNRRRGRGSSSSSSSRRTKQEAAWDDGPGTSLPRQEDTEEEPKGPKIQLAMWDFGQCDVKRCTGRKLSRFGLLKELRVTNGFGGVVLSPVGTQCVSKEDRHIVQRKGLAVVDCSWARLSDVPFVKLRCGAPRLLPWLVAANPVNYGRPCELSCVEALSAALIICGEEETAHLLLGKFKWGHSFLSVNRELLKAYSQCENGTEIINVQNSWLSSNSNVPKSPVNAAEKSHQSTEEGSDADSDDGLPPLEENLNHLNFNQDDESEEESESDE; via the exons ATGGGATACAACCGGAGACGCGGCCGtggatcctcctcctcctcgtcgtcgcgccGCACCAAGCAGGAAGCCGCGTG GGATGATGGTCCCGGGACATCACTTCCAAGGCAGGAAG ACACTGAAGAAGAACCAAAAGGTCCAAAAATTCAGCTTGCTATGTGG GACTTTGGCCAATGTGATGTTAAAAGATGCACTGGTCGTAAGCTTTCAAGATTTGGGCTATTAAAG GAGTTGCGAGTGACCAATGGTTTTGGTGGTGTTGTTCTCAG CCCTGTTGGAACACAGTGTGTTTCCAAGGAAGATCGTCATATCGTGCAAAGAAAAGGACTTGCTGTTGTTGATTGTTCGTGGGCGCGATTAAGTGATGTCCCTTTTGTGAAACTCCGTTGTGGCGCTCCTCGTCTCT TGCCATGGTTGGTTGCGGCAAACCCTGTCAATTATGGTCGTCCATGTGAATTGTCTTGTGTGGAAGCTTTATCAGCAGCCCTCATAATATG TGGGGAGGAAGAGACAGCGCATCTGTTGCTTGGGAAATTCAAGTGGGGTCACTCGTTCTTGTCAGTTAACAG AGAGCTGCTCAAAGCATACTCGCAGTGTGAAAATGGCACCGAGATAATCAATGTGCAGAATTCTTGGTTGTCAAGTAACTCTAATGTTCCAAAGTCACCTGTAAACG CGGCAGAGAAATCACACCAAAGCACAGAGGAAGGATCTGACGCTGACTCCGACGATGGCTTGCCACCTCTAGAGGAAAACCTGAACCACCTGAACTTTAACCAAGATGACGAAAGTGAGGAGGAAAGTGAAAGTGATGAGTAA